A window from Setaria italica strain Yugu1 chromosome VIII, Setaria_italica_v2.0, whole genome shotgun sequence encodes these proteins:
- the LOC101777956 gene encoding putative receptor protein kinase CRINKLY4: MSLQDRPKFQEMDHVLVLAVCLLVLLPGWACGLGSMSSISVAYGEDGPVFCGISSDGSHIVTCFGDDASVLYGAPPNIPFLGLTAGDGFVCGLLLDTRQPYCWGSNSYVKSGVPQPMIEGAKYSELSAGDNHLCALQAAAAEIHGPNAATSLIDCWGYNMTATYVIHEAVSTISAGSVFNCGLFARNRTVFCWGDETVSGVVGLAPRDVRFQSIGAGGYHVCGVLENAQVFCWGRSLEMQQVAPASAIGDGDVNIVPIDAMVSVVGGRFHACGIRSIDHQVACWGFALRNSTSPPKGLKMYALVAGDYFTCGVPAETSLTPRCWGNSGPMALPMAVPPGICVPTACSHGYYEYDNHGEVGSSKICKPENSRLCLPCSAGCPEDSYESSPCNATADRVCQYDCSKCVTDECMSFCISQKRTKTRKLIAFQMRIFVAEIVFAIVLVLSVSVIACLYVQHKLRHCQCSNNELRMAKSTAYSFRKDNMRIQPDVEDLKIRRAQEFSYEELEQATGGFSEDSQVGKGSFSCVFKGILRDGAVVAVKRAIKASDMKKSSKEFHNELDLLSRLNHAHLLNLLGYCEDGSERLLVYEFMAHGSLYQHLHGKDPNSKKRLNWARRVTIAVQAARGIEYLHGYACPPVIHRDIKSSNILIDEDHNARVADFGLSILGPPDSGTPLSELPAGTLGYLDPEYYRLHYLTTKSDVYSFGVVLLEILSGRKAIDMQFEEGNIVEWAVPLIKAGDIFSILDPVLSPPSDLEALKKIASVACKCVRMRGKDRPSMDKVTTALEHALALLMGSPCVEQPILPTEVVLGSSRMHKVSQMSSNHSCSENELADGEDQRIEYRAPSWITFPSVTSSQRRKSSASEADIAGRTTTEGRNVGSSIGDGLRSLEEEIGPASPQEKLYLQHNF, from the coding sequence ATGAGCCTCCAAGACCGCCCCAAGTTTCAAGAAATGGACCATGTGCTGGTTCTAGCAGTGTGCCTCCTAGTTTTGCTGCCTGGTTGGGCCTGTGGCCTTGGCTCCATGTCGTCCATTTCTGTGGCTTATGGTGAGGATGGCCCAGTGTTCTGCGGCATCAGCTCTGATGGATCCCACATTGTCACCTGCTTTGGTGACGATGCCTCTGTTCTGTATGGTGCTCCGCCCAATATCCCTTTCCTTGGCCTTACAGCGGGGGATGGGTTTGTGTGTGGCCTCCTGCTTGACACCAGGCAGCCTTATTGCTGGGGGAGCAACTCCTATGTCAAGAGCGGGGTGCCCCAGCCAATGATCGAGGGTGCAAAGTACTCTGAGCTCAGCGCTGGGGATAACCATCTTTGCGCGCtgcaagcagctgcagctgaaATCCATGGTCCTAATGCTGCTACATCGTTGATTGATTGCTGGGGTTACAATATGACTGCCACATATGTTATTCATGAAGCCGTGTCAACCATCTCTGCTGGTTCGGTGTTCAATTGTGGCTTGTTTGCACGGAACAGGACGGTGTTCTGCTGGGGTGATGAAACAGTGAGCGGTGTTGTCGGGCTGGCACCAAGGGATGTGCGCTTCCAGTCCATAGGAGCAGGTGGTTACCATGTCTGTGGGGTTTTGGAGAATGCACAGGTGTTCTGCTGGGGCAGGAGCTTGGAAATGCAGCAGGTGGCACCGGCCAGTGCGATCGGTGATGGAGATGTGAACATAGTGCCAATAGATGCAATGGTCTCTGTGGTCGGTGGACGATTTCATGCCTGTGGCATCAGGAGCATTGATCACCAAGTAGCTTGCTGGGGTTTCGCACTTCGTAACAGTACGTCACCACCAAAAGGGCTGAAGATGTATGCACTTGTGGCTGGGGACTACTTTACTTGTGGAGTGCCTGCTGAGACATCACTGACGCCAAGGTGCTGGGGAAACAGTGGGCCAATGGCACTACCAATGGCGGTACCACCTGGGATTTGTGTGCCTACTGCATGTAGCCATGGTTACTATGAGTATGATAACCATGGTGAAGTTGGCAGCAGCAAGATTTGTAAACCTGAAAATTCTAGACTCTGTTTGCCCTGTAGTGCAGGTTGCCCAGAGGACTCGTACGAGTCATCACCCTGCAATGCCACGGCTGACCGCGTTTGCCAGTATGATTGCTCCAAGTGTGTTACAGATGAGTGCATGTCATTTTGCATATCCCAGAAACGGACCAAGACCCGAAAGTTGATAGCTTTTCAAATGCGCATCTTTGTAGCTGAGATTGTGTTTGCCATCGTCTTGGTACTCAGTGTGTCAGTAATTGCGTGCCTGTACGTACAACACAAGCTTCGACATTGCCAATGTTCAAATAACGAGCTGAGAATGGCAAAGAGCACAGCATATTCCTTCCGGAAGGATAACATGAGGATTCAGCCTGATGTGGAGGATCTGAAAATCAGGAGGGCTCAGGAATTCTCCTACGAAGAGTTAGAGCAAGCAACTGGCGGCTTCTCAGAGGATTCACAAGTTGGCAAAGGCAGCTTTTCATGTGTGTTCAAGGGCATACTGAGAGATGGGGCAGTAGTTGCTGTGAAGCGTGCGATAAAGGCATCAGATATGAAGAAGAGCTCAAAGGAGTTCCACAATGAACTTGACCTCCTCTCCAGGCTCAACCATGCGCATTTGCTCAACCTTCTTGGTTACTGTGAGGATGGCAGCGAGAGGCTCTTGGTTTATGAGTTCATGGCCCATGGATCCCTGTACCAGCATCTTCATGGCAAGGATCCAAATTCGAAAAAGCGATTGAATTGGGCCAGACGGGTCACTATTGCTGTCCAGGCTGCCAGAGGAATTGAGTATCTTCATGGCTATGCTTGCCCTCCTGTAATTCACCGAGACATCAAGTCATCAAACATATTGATTGATGAGGATCATAATGCACGTGTAGCTGACTTTGGCCTATCTATCCTAGGTCCTCCTGATAGCGGTACCCCACTGTCTGAGCTGCCAGCAGGGACACTTGGCTACCTTGATCCAGAGTACTACCGTCTCCATTACTTGACTACAAAGTCTGATGTATACAGCTTTGGAGTTGTTCTCCTAGAGATCTTAAGTGGCAGGAAAGCGATTGACATGCAGTTTGAGGAAGGGAACATTGTTGAATGGGCAGTACCACTGATCAAAGCAGGGGACATCTTTTCAATCCTTGATCCAGTCTTATCTCCTCCCTCAGACCTTGAAGCCCTCAAGAAGATTGCTTCCGTGGCATGTAAGTGTGTCAGAATGCGAGGGAAAGATCGGCCTTCCATGGACAAGGTGACAACCGCTCTAGAGCATGCCCTTGCACTGCTGATGGGCAGTCCGTGTGTCGAGCAGCCCATCCTGCCGACTGAGGTTGTTCTCGGAAGCAGTCGGATGCACAAGGTATCACAGATGTCCTCAAACCACTCTTGCTCAGAGAACGAACTTGCCGATGGGGAGGACCAGAGGATCGAGTACAGAGCGCCATCTTGGATAACTTTTCCCAGCGTGACCTCATCTCAGAGGAGGAAATCATCTGCCTCGGAAGCTGATATCGCTGGCCGAACAACCACTGAAGGTAGGAATGTTGGGAGCAGCATAGGTGATGGATTGCGGTCACTTGAAGAAGAGATCGGCCCAGCCTCACCGCAGGAGAAACTGTACTTGCAGCACAACTTCTGA